In a genomic window of Halomonas denitrificans:
- the ccoG gene encoding cytochrome c oxidase accessory protein CcoG, with translation MTNPGSDTPEELKLYVKAPKVYPRETEGRFSRLRVVAAWVLLGLFYVLPWIHLGDTQIVLFDLPAREFHVFGLTFWPQDFFMLALLLAMAAITLFFFTALAGRLWCGYACPQTVWTEVFLWMERTVEGPRNRRMRLDKGPWTAEKVRKKATKQFLYVIFSLWTGITFVGFFTPIRELVPALATFSAGGWEVFWTLFYGFATYGNAGYLREQVCKYMCPYARFQSAMFDDDSLIISYDRERGEPRGKRRKDADRDALGLGDCIECQGCVQVCPTGIDIRDGLQIECIACAACIDVCDQVMDRMGYPRGLIRYTTENALTGRPTRILRPRIFIYAGVLLALTTLFGLVLTGREAIHVDVLRDRTALYRLAGPEIENPFALKITNRTEQVQSLTVSASGLDGLRVVTPAGSIEVPPGEVVNRPMTLAVPADRVGPGMRAIEVRLAGQGEDAPETTAETRFFVPSGR, from the coding sequence TCTACGTGCTGCCGTGGATCCACCTCGGCGACACGCAGATCGTGCTGTTCGACCTGCCCGCGCGCGAGTTCCACGTCTTCGGCCTGACCTTCTGGCCGCAGGACTTCTTCATGCTGGCCCTGCTGCTGGCCATGGCCGCGATCACGCTGTTCTTCTTCACGGCCCTGGCCGGGCGCCTGTGGTGCGGCTACGCCTGTCCGCAGACGGTCTGGACCGAGGTTTTTTTGTGGATGGAACGCACCGTCGAGGGGCCGCGGAACCGGCGGATGCGCCTGGACAAGGGGCCGTGGACGGCGGAGAAGGTGCGCAAGAAGGCGACCAAGCAGTTCCTCTACGTCATCTTTTCCCTGTGGACCGGCATCACCTTCGTCGGCTTCTTCACGCCGATCCGCGAACTGGTGCCGGCGCTGGCCACGTTCAGCGCCGGCGGCTGGGAAGTGTTCTGGACCCTGTTCTACGGCTTCGCGACCTACGGCAATGCCGGCTATCTGCGCGAACAGGTCTGCAAGTACATGTGCCCGTACGCGCGCTTCCAGTCCGCGATGTTCGACGACGACAGCCTGATCATTTCCTACGACCGCGAACGCGGCGAGCCTCGCGGCAAGCGGCGCAAGGATGCCGATCGGGACGCGCTCGGGCTCGGCGACTGCATCGAGTGCCAGGGCTGCGTCCAGGTCTGCCCGACGGGGATCGACATCCGCGACGGCCTGCAGATCGAGTGCATCGCTTGCGCGGCCTGCATCGATGTCTGCGACCAGGTCATGGACAGGATGGGCTATCCGCGCGGTCTGATCCGGTACACGACGGAAAACGCGCTGACCGGCCGGCCTACGCGCATCCTGCGGCCGCGCATCTTCATCTACGCCGGGGTGCTGCTGGCCCTGACCACGCTGTTCGGCCTGGTGCTGACCGGTCGCGAGGCGATCCACGTCGACGTCCTGCGCGACCGCACCGCGCTCTACCGGCTGGCCGGGCCCGAGATCGAGAACCCGTTCGCGCTGAAGATCACCAATCGCACCGAGCAGGTCCAGTCGCTGACGGTCTCGGCATCGGGCCTCGACGGTCTGCGCGTGGTCACGCCGGCCGGTTCGATCGAGGTGCCGCCGGGCGAGGTGGTCAACCGGCCGATGACGCTCGCGGTGCCGGCGGACCGGGTCGGTCCGGGCATGCGGGCCATCGAGGTCCGGCTGGCCGGGCAGGGCGAGGACGCGCCGGAGACGACGGCGGAGACCCGCTTCTTCGTGCCCTCGGGCCGCTGA
- a CDS encoding FixH family protein, which yields MSSETPTARSAESSPWYRQFWPWFILAILGWGVVSASITLAVAVRNPPHMMTGDYARLGKALVDTHQRADRAAALGLVGELTLAAGEVAVSLPAEGAAALGDSLLLLVQHPTDAARDLQVVLRRAGEVRYAAPARDWPARGRLIVSNLDQDWWISSDYRLAGDELAVRLEPERL from the coding sequence ATGTCTTCCGAAACCCCGACCGCGCGAAGCGCTGAATCGTCCCCCTGGTACCGCCAGTTCTGGCCCTGGTTCATCCTGGCCATTCTCGGCTGGGGCGTCGTCTCGGCGTCGATCACCCTGGCCGTTGCGGTCCGCAACCCGCCCCACATGATGACCGGCGACTACGCTCGCCTGGGCAAGGCGCTGGTCGACACGCACCAGCGGGCGGACCGTGCGGCGGCCCTGGGGCTGGTCGGCGAGCTGACGCTGGCCGCCGGCGAGGTCGCGGTGTCGCTGCCGGCCGAAGGCGCGGCCGCACTCGGCGATTCCCTGCTGCTCCTGGTCCAGCACCCCACCGACGCCGCCCGCGACCTGCAGGTCGTGCTCAGGCGCGCAGGCGAGGTGCGCTACGCCGCGCCGGCGAGGGACTGGCCGGCGCGTGGCCGGCTGATCGTCTCGAACCTCGACCAGGACTGGTGGATCTCGTCCGACTACCGCCTGGCCGGGGACGAGCTGGCGGTCCGCCTCGAGCCCGAGCGGCTGTAG
- the cadA gene encoding cadmium-translocating P-type ATPase: MSTKDCFHCGEPVPAGVELSVEIDGRARPMCCSGCRAVASIIHDAGLGRYYEFRDRLPERPDPEPSGTAPGRFAAWDRDAVLSHHARAVGAGSDRAAAGGEDRRAAPSAVRMVLVLENVHCAACAWLVRRYLEAFDGVTDARLDVGDGRLRLQFDPARTPLSSIAGALDRLGYPPHLDSPDAAIDRDRNERRRMLRYLVVAALGMMQVMSYALANYLGAGAFGGMDAETEHFFKLISMLVAVPVTLYAGQPFFRSAAGHLARRRLGIDVPVAAAMLLALFASVIITLFGHGEVYFDSVVMFLFFLLLGRFAVLLARQRSGAVHSALARALPDQARRLVDRDGGAVERVGLVELRTGDRVLVGDGEVVPADGTVIEGRGRVDESLVSGESEPRGRAAGDAVLAGCLVTGGSLTVEVEAVGQGTVLAGIADLLGEARRRRPELARLADRVAGAFIAVILLSTLAAGIAWGLHEPDRVIPVVLAMLVVACPCALALGTPTALAAATRSLAEQGVLTADPDALEALPRITHVMLDKTGTLTEPRMDLAEVRAEDPGTMLAVAAALERSSNHPIASAFRAHDDGRTVANARSVAGAGIHGEVGGATAWLGTPAWVTERSGQCVDLPEKGLWIALAVDRAGTAGFRIDSRLRPGARELVATLHAAGVDVRLASGDRKANVAAMAERLAIRHAEGELSPEGKLDRIAALQADGARVAMIGDGINDAPVLAGADIAIALAEGAAIARTQADLVATGRDLKPLLALFGRAPAVRRVIRQNLAWALAYNVCALPLAAAGWIPPWAAAIGMSASSLAVVLNAQRLGRRRRHRAAPQQAVADAPMAGAA, from the coding sequence ATGAGCACGAAGGACTGCTTCCACTGCGGCGAACCCGTGCCGGCGGGCGTCGAGCTCTCGGTCGAGATCGACGGCCGGGCGCGCCCGATGTGCTGCAGCGGCTGCCGGGCTGTCGCCTCGATCATTCACGACGCCGGACTCGGGCGCTACTACGAATTCCGCGACCGGCTGCCCGAGCGGCCCGACCCGGAACCGTCCGGGACGGCTCCCGGCAGGTTTGCCGCCTGGGACCGGGACGCCGTGCTGTCGCACCACGCCAGGGCGGTCGGTGCCGGCAGCGATCGTGCCGCGGCCGGGGGTGAGGATCGGCGTGCGGCGCCGTCCGCCGTCCGCATGGTCCTGGTGCTCGAGAACGTCCACTGCGCGGCCTGCGCGTGGCTGGTCCGACGCTACCTCGAGGCCTTCGACGGTGTCACGGACGCCCGGCTCGACGTCGGCGACGGCCGACTCCGGCTGCAGTTCGACCCCGCACGCACACCGCTGTCCTCGATCGCCGGTGCGCTGGACCGGCTCGGCTACCCACCGCACCTGGATTCGCCGGACGCCGCCATCGATCGCGATCGCAACGAGCGGCGCCGGATGCTGCGCTACCTGGTCGTCGCCGCGCTCGGCATGATGCAGGTGATGAGCTATGCGCTGGCCAACTACCTCGGCGCCGGAGCCTTCGGCGGCATGGACGCCGAAACGGAGCACTTCTTCAAGCTGATCAGCATGCTGGTCGCGGTGCCGGTCACGCTCTATGCGGGGCAGCCGTTCTTCCGCTCCGCGGCGGGTCACCTGGCCCGGCGCCGCCTCGGCATCGACGTGCCGGTGGCCGCCGCCATGCTGCTGGCCCTGTTCGCCAGTGTGATCATCACCTTGTTCGGCCATGGCGAGGTCTACTTCGACTCGGTCGTGATGTTCCTGTTCTTCCTCCTGCTCGGCCGCTTCGCGGTGCTGCTTGCGCGCCAGCGCTCGGGCGCCGTCCACAGCGCACTGGCCCGAGCCCTTCCGGACCAGGCGCGCCGCCTGGTCGATCGCGACGGCGGCGCGGTCGAACGTGTCGGCCTGGTCGAACTGCGCACCGGCGATCGCGTGCTGGTCGGCGACGGCGAGGTCGTGCCCGCGGACGGGACGGTGATCGAGGGCCGCGGCCGGGTCGACGAGTCGCTGGTCTCCGGCGAGTCCGAGCCCCGAGGGCGGGCGGCCGGCGATGCGGTCCTGGCCGGCTGCCTGGTCACCGGCGGATCTTTGACGGTCGAGGTCGAAGCCGTCGGGCAGGGCACGGTGCTGGCCGGGATCGCCGATCTTCTCGGCGAGGCGCGCCGACGGCGGCCGGAGCTGGCCCGGCTGGCCGACCGGGTCGCTGGAGCGTTCATCGCCGTGATCCTGCTCTCGACCCTGGCGGCCGGGATCGCCTGGGGGCTTCACGAGCCTGATCGCGTCATCCCGGTGGTGCTGGCAATGCTGGTGGTCGCCTGTCCCTGCGCGCTTGCGCTGGGCACGCCGACGGCCCTTGCCGCGGCGACCCGGAGCCTCGCCGAGCAGGGTGTGCTGACCGCCGACCCGGACGCGCTCGAGGCGCTGCCGCGGATCACCCACGTGATGCTCGACAAGACCGGCACCCTGACCGAGCCGCGGATGGACCTCGCGGAGGTCCGCGCCGAGGATCCCGGCACGATGCTGGCTGTCGCCGCCGCGCTGGAGCGTTCCAGCAACCATCCGATCGCCAGTGCGTTCCGGGCCCACGACGACGGTCGCACCGTGGCGAACGCCCGAAGCGTGGCCGGGGCGGGCATCCACGGCGAGGTCGGCGGCGCCACAGCGTGGCTGGGCACGCCGGCCTGGGTCACCGAACGCAGCGGGCAGTGCGTGGACCTGCCGGAGAAGGGGCTCTGGATCGCGCTGGCCGTGGACCGTGCCGGCACGGCCGGGTTCCGGATCGACAGCCGCTTGCGTCCCGGGGCGCGCGAGCTCGTTGCGACGCTGCACGCTGCCGGCGTGGACGTGCGCCTGGCCTCCGGCGACCGGAAGGCGAACGTGGCGGCCATGGCCGAGCGGCTCGCGATTCGCCACGCCGAAGGAGAACTCTCGCCCGAAGGAAAGCTGGACCGGATCGCCGCGCTCCAGGCCGACGGCGCCCGCGTGGCGATGATCGGCGACGGCATAAATGATGCGCCGGTGCTGGCCGGCGCCGATATCGCCATAGCCCTGGCCGAAGGCGCCGCGATCGCGCGGACCCAGGCCGACCTGGTCGCCACCGGGCGCGACCTGAAGCCGCTGCTCGCGCTGTTCGGCCGCGCGCCCGCGGTGCGCCGCGTGATCCGCCAGAACCTGGCCTGGGCACTGGCCTACAACGTCTGTGCGCTGCCGCTGGCCGCAGCCGGCTGGATTCCGCCCTGGGCCGCGGCGATCGGCATGTCGGCCAGTTCCCTGGCCGTGGTGCTGAACGCGCAGCGGCTCGGTCGGCGACGACGGCATCGCGCCGCGCCGCAGCAGGCCGTCGCCGACGCACCGATGGCGGGCGCGGCATGA
- the ccoS gene encoding cbb3-type cytochrome oxidase assembly protein CcoS, with protein sequence MSIIYLLIPLSLLLLGFALWAFFWAVRNDQFDDLDSPALDVLDDDDPAARTASRSADDGRER encoded by the coding sequence ATGAGCATCATCTACCTGCTGATTCCGCTGTCCCTGCTGCTGCTCGGTTTCGCACTGTGGGCGTTCTTCTGGGCCGTTCGCAACGACCAGTTCGACGACCTCGATTCCCCGGCGCTGGACGTGCTGGACGACGACGATCCGGCCGCTCGGACGGCGTCCAGGTCGGCCGACGACGGCCGCGAGCGATGA
- a CDS encoding sulfite exporter TauE/SafE family protein, with the protein MTPGAALVTGLLAGLFGSLHCAAMCGGILAVLHGQVPRGRDRLAVGFHVGRLTSYLLLGLLLTALGALPERILPGGAASGLRVVLGLLLVLLAAYIALPGRLRDPLGEAVAPLTRRVLPLFGRLLPADRFDKAVGLGLLWGVLPCGLLYGVLAAAWLLGDASATIALVLGFGAGTLPLLLGGGLVAARLRSRLRAGGLRGAAAVVMAGTGVLVAAGPWLAAQLDHSAVRFLVDCVAA; encoded by the coding sequence ATGACGCCCGGCGCCGCCCTCGTGACCGGCCTGCTCGCCGGGCTGTTCGGGTCGCTGCACTGCGCGGCCATGTGCGGGGGCATCCTCGCCGTGCTGCACGGCCAGGTTCCGCGCGGACGCGACCGCCTGGCCGTGGGCTTCCACGTCGGCCGGCTGACCAGCTACCTCCTGCTGGGCCTCCTCCTGACCGCGCTCGGGGCCCTGCCCGAACGCATCCTGCCCGGTGGTGCCGCGAGCGGGCTGCGTGTCGTCCTCGGCCTTCTGCTGGTGCTGCTCGCGGCCTACATCGCGCTGCCCGGCCGCCTGCGCGATCCGCTCGGCGAAGCGGTCGCGCCGCTGACCAGGCGCGTGCTGCCCCTGTTCGGTCGCCTGCTGCCGGCCGACCGCTTCGACAAGGCCGTCGGCCTGGGCCTGCTGTGGGGGGTGCTGCCCTGCGGCCTGCTCTACGGCGTACTGGCCGCGGCGTGGTTGCTGGGCGACGCGAGCGCCACGATCGCGCTGGTGCTCGGCTTCGGTGCCGGCACGCTGCCGCTGCTGCTCGGCGGCGGGCTGGTGGCCGCACGCCTGCGCAGCCGGCTGCGCGCGGGCGGGCTGCGCGGCGCAGCGGCGGTCGTGATGGCCGGCACCGGCGTGCTGGTGGCTGCGGGTCCGTGGCTGGCCGCGCAACTGGACCACTCGGCGGTGCGGTTCCTGGTCGACTGCGTCGCCGCCTGA
- the hemN gene encoding oxygen-independent coproporphyrinogen III oxidase: MNAPNPRSLRPDPSAVRPRFDGDLIARHGGEGPRYTSYPTALQFAETFGPIDWTAALAESNRLPIPADLSLYVHVPFCANPCFYCGCNRVITRSASAGSEFLVHLERELDLVAPHIDDDRVVRQVHLGGGTPTFLTPPQIDQLMRLLRSHFHFADDAEIGLEADPRSLEPADLRALRESGFNRLSMGIQDLDPAVQAAVNRVHDLACVSGLLGAARGAGFDSISVDLIYGLPLQTTEAFARTIEHIVAMNPDRISLFNYAHMPDRFKAQRQIRSEDLPSPETRLALFRNSLDRLLDAGYEFIGMDHFARPDDKLARARRAGTMTRNFQGYSTHGGLDLLAFGPSAISQVGDAFAQNHRALPDWQIDVTSGRLPVARGRNRSVDDRLRAEVISDIMCSGEIRFRRYERDYELRFESYFAGALAALNPLVEDGLVERFDGGFRASADGRLFLRAIAMPFDAYLRPAGGRSAAEARSTSGRTTRYSRIV, encoded by the coding sequence ATGAATGCTCCGAATCCCCGTTCCCTCCGCCCCGACCCTTCGGCGGTCCGCCCGCGCTTCGACGGGGACCTGATCGCGCGTCACGGCGGGGAGGGGCCGCGCTACACCTCGTATCCGACGGCGCTGCAGTTCGCCGAGACCTTTGGGCCGATCGACTGGACCGCGGCGCTTGCCGAGAGCAACCGCCTGCCGATTCCCGCCGACCTGTCGCTCTACGTCCACGTGCCGTTCTGTGCCAACCCGTGCTTCTACTGCGGCTGCAACCGGGTCATCACCCGGTCGGCGTCGGCCGGGAGTGAGTTCCTGGTCCACCTCGAACGGGAGCTGGACCTGGTCGCGCCGCACATCGACGACGATCGCGTGGTCCGACAGGTCCACCTGGGCGGCGGCACACCGACCTTCCTGACGCCGCCGCAGATCGACCAGCTGATGCGCCTGCTGCGCTCGCACTTCCACTTCGCCGACGACGCGGAGATCGGCCTGGAGGCGGACCCGCGCTCGCTCGAGCCGGCCGACCTGCGCGCGCTGCGGGAATCGGGCTTCAACCGGCTTTCCATGGGCATCCAGGACCTCGACCCCGCCGTCCAGGCCGCGGTCAACCGAGTCCACGATCTGGCCTGCGTCTCGGGGCTGCTGGGCGCCGCACGGGGCGCGGGCTTCGACTCGATCTCGGTCGATCTGATCTACGGCCTCCCGCTTCAGACCACCGAGGCCTTTGCACGGACCATCGAACACATCGTCGCGATGAACCCGGACCGGATCTCGCTGTTCAACTACGCCCACATGCCCGACCGCTTCAAGGCCCAGCGGCAGATCCGCAGCGAGGACCTGCCGTCGCCCGAGACCCGGCTCGCGCTGTTTCGCAACAGCCTCGACCGGTTGCTCGACGCGGGCTACGAGTTCATCGGCATGGACCACTTCGCGCGGCCGGACGACAAGCTGGCCCGGGCCCGTCGCGCCGGGACCATGACGCGCAACTTCCAGGGCTACTCCACCCACGGCGGACTGGACCTGCTAGCCTTCGGTCCCAGCGCGATCAGCCAGGTCGGCGACGCCTTTGCCCAGAACCATCGCGCGCTGCCGGACTGGCAGATCGACGTGACCTCGGGCCGGCTGCCCGTGGCCCGCGGTCGAAATCGATCCGTCGACGACCGGCTACGGGCCGAGGTCATCAGCGACATCATGTGCAGCGGCGAGATCCGCTTTCGCCGCTACGAGCGCGACTACGAGCTTCGGTTCGAGTCGTACTTCGCCGGTGCGCTGGCCGCGCTGAATCCGCTGGTCGAGGACGGCCTGGTCGAGCGCTTCGACGGCGGCTTCCGGGCCAGCGCCGACGGGCGGCTGTTCCTGCGCGCCATCGCGATGCCGTTCGATGCCTACCTGCGGCCGGCTGGCGGTCGGAGCGCTGCGGAAGCCCGTTCCACCTCCGGGCGCACGACGCGCTATTCCCGCATCGTATGA
- the fnr gene encoding fumarate/nitrate reduction transcriptional regulator Fnr, whose protein sequence is MSDPIPLKEAGKAQASCRDCGLFDLCFAQDVAESRREELDRIIRRQRPLSRDVHLFHAGQKLKSICVVRSGTVKTYQISRDGDEIVTGFHLPGELIGLDAIGSDAHPEFAVALEDSRYCEIPFREFQRILDESPELNQLILKLLSLDMAETRELMLVISRMDARARVATFLMNLSRRLTRRGKDGDRFRLSMDRRDIANYLGLTIETVSRTLSAMQRDGMLAVRGKLVSIEDADALLDVAGRDHEDLLVGTA, encoded by the coding sequence ATGAGTGATCCCATTCCGTTGAAGGAAGCCGGCAAGGCGCAGGCCTCTTGCCGCGACTGCGGTCTGTTCGACCTGTGCTTCGCCCAGGACGTGGCCGAGTCCCGTCGCGAGGAGCTCGACCGCATCATCCGGCGCCAGCGCCCGCTGTCGCGCGACGTCCACCTGTTCCACGCCGGCCAGAAGCTCAAGAGCATCTGCGTGGTCCGCAGCGGCACGGTCAAGACGTACCAGATTTCCCGCGACGGCGACGAGATCGTCACCGGCTTCCACCTGCCCGGCGAACTGATCGGCCTCGACGCGATCGGCAGCGACGCACACCCGGAGTTCGCCGTCGCGCTCGAGGACAGCCGCTACTGCGAGATCCCGTTCCGCGAGTTCCAGCGCATTCTCGACGAGAGCCCGGAACTCAACCAGCTGATCCTGAAGCTCCTGTCCCTGGACATGGCCGAGACGCGCGAACTGATGCTGGTGATCAGCCGCATGGACGCGCGAGCGCGCGTCGCGACGTTCCTGATGAACCTCTCGCGCCGCCTGACCCGTCGCGGCAAGGACGGCGATCGATTCCGCCTGAGCATGGATCGGCGGGATATCGCCAATTACCTCGGACTGACGATCGAGACCGTCTCGCGCACCCTCAGCGCGATGCAGCGCGACGGCATGCTCGCCGTGCGCGGCAAGCTCGTCTCGATCGAGGACGCCGACGCACTGCTCGACGTCGCCGGCCGCGATCACGAGGACCTGCTCGTCGGCACCGCCTGA
- a CDS encoding YbhB/YbcL family Raf kinase inhibitor-like protein — translation MQLKSNDIRDGQAIEPKFAFARPDADQHMALSDNVSPHLAWSGAPDGTRSFAVLCVDPDVPSVADDVNQEGRTIPSTLKRVDFFHWVMIDVPPDVTELATGACGSGVTAGGRKQPPGPEGSRQGLNDYTDFLAGDEEMAGEYYGYDGPCPPWNDELVHHYRFTVYALDVETLPVSPSFDGREAMEALRDHVLGQASITGTYTLNPEAIERGQERD, via the coding sequence ATGCAGCTGAAATCCAACGATATCCGCGACGGCCAGGCCATCGAACCGAAGTTTGCCTTCGCCCGCCCCGATGCCGACCAGCACATGGCGCTGTCGGACAACGTCAGCCCGCACCTGGCCTGGTCCGGCGCGCCCGACGGGACGCGGTCCTTCGCCGTGCTGTGCGTCGATCCGGACGTGCCGTCGGTCGCCGACGACGTCAACCAGGAAGGCAGGACCATTCCCTCGACGCTCAAGCGGGTCGATTTCTTCCACTGGGTGATGATCGACGTGCCGCCCGACGTGACCGAGCTGGCGACGGGCGCGTGCGGAAGCGGCGTCACCGCGGGCGGCCGGAAGCAGCCCCCGGGCCCGGAGGGCAGCCGCCAGGGGCTCAACGACTACACCGACTTCCTGGCCGGCGACGAGGAGATGGCCGGCGAATACTACGGCTACGACGGACCCTGCCCGCCGTGGAACGACGAGCTCGTTCACCACTACCGGTTCACCGTCTATGCCCTGGACGTCGAGACCCTTCCGGTCTCACCCTCCTTCGACGGCCGCGAGGCGATGGAGGCCCTGCGCGACCATGTCCTCGGCCAGGCCAGCATCACCGGGACCTATACGCTGAACCCCGAAGCCATCGAGCGCGGCCAGGAGCGGGATTGA
- a CDS encoding undecaprenyl-diphosphate phosphatase, translating into MPLLQLVLLALLQGVTEFLPVSSSAHLALVAPLTGWADQGLAFDAAVHAGTLVAVVLHLRPELAGLARGGLAGRDPIQRTLLIGLALATLPALAVGALAAEWIGIWLRNPLLIAGTTIVFGLLLGAADRWGRQARPLEDVGLASAVAIGLAQVLALVPGTSRSGVTITAARALGLGREAAARYSFLLSIPIIAAAGGWGFVTGLREGGSFELAQFALAAVLSGLFAWLTIAAFLAWLRRAGMMPFVVYRLVLGTVLLVVFWPRG; encoded by the coding sequence ATGCCCCTCCTCCAACTCGTCCTGCTGGCGCTGCTCCAGGGAGTCACCGAATTCCTGCCCGTGTCGAGCTCGGCGCACCTGGCGCTGGTCGCGCCGCTGACCGGCTGGGCCGACCAGGGGCTTGCCTTCGATGCCGCCGTGCATGCCGGCACCCTGGTCGCCGTGGTGCTGCACCTGCGCCCGGAGCTGGCTGGACTGGCGCGCGGCGGCCTGGCCGGTCGCGACCCGATCCAGCGCACGCTGCTGATCGGCCTCGCGCTGGCCACGCTGCCGGCGCTGGCGGTCGGTGCGCTGGCCGCCGAATGGATCGGGATCTGGCTGCGCAACCCGCTGCTGATTGCCGGGACGACGATCGTGTTCGGCCTGCTGCTCGGGGCGGCGGATCGCTGGGGTCGGCAGGCGCGGCCGCTGGAGGACGTGGGCCTCGCTTCGGCGGTCGCCATCGGCCTGGCCCAGGTGCTGGCCCTGGTGCCCGGCACGTCGCGCTCCGGGGTGACGATCACGGCCGCCCGCGCACTCGGGCTGGGACGCGAGGCCGCGGCCCGGTACTCCTTCCTGCTGTCGATCCCGATCATCGCCGCGGCCGGCGGCTGGGGCTTCGTGACCGGCCTGCGCGAAGGCGGCTCCTTCGAGCTGGCCCAGTTCGCGCTGGCCGCGGTGCTGTCCGGCCTGTTCGCCTGGCTGACCATCGCCGCCTTCCTGGCCTGGCTGCGGCGCGCCGGCATGATGCCGTTCGTGGTCTACCGGCTGGTGCTGGGCACGGTTCTGCTGGTCGTGTTCTGGCCGCGCGGCTAG
- the glnA gene encoding type I glutamate--ammonia ligase, with protein MSAEDILKRIKDEEIEFVDLRFADTLGKEQHVTVPASTIDEETLAEGKMFDGSSITGWKGINESDMVLMPDTEAAFLDPFAEHLTLNLRCDVLEPDTLQAYSRCPRSLAKRAEAYLAASGVADEAFFGPEPEFFVFDDVRWKNDISGSSFQIDSEEAAWNTNKEYEDGNTGHRPRVKGGYFPVPPVDGLADLRSVMCLTLEACGIPVEVHHHEVGTAGQCEIGTRFNSLTRKADEMLVFKYIVHNVAHMHGRTATFMPKPLVGDNGSGMHVHQSLAKEGKNLFSGDGYGGLSETALHYIGGIFKHARAINAFSNSTTNSYKRLVPGFEAPVVLAYSARNRSASCRVPWVASAKARRIEVRFGDAAGNPYLTFAAMMMAGLDGILNKIDPGSPMDKDLYDLPPEEERDLPRVCHALDQALEALDKDREFLKAGDVFSDDLIDGYIALKMKEVTRFRMSTHPVEFDMYYSA; from the coding sequence ATGAGCGCTGAAGACATCCTTAAACGCATCAAGGATGAAGAAATCGAATTCGTCGACCTGCGGTTCGCCGACACGCTCGGCAAGGAACAGCACGTGACCGTGCCCGCTTCGACCATCGACGAAGAAACCCTCGCCGAAGGCAAGATGTTCGACGGCTCGTCGATCACCGGCTGGAAGGGCATCAACGAGTCCGACATGGTCCTGATGCCGGACACCGAGGCCGCCTTTCTCGATCCGTTTGCCGAACACCTGACGCTCAACCTCCGCTGCGACGTGCTCGAGCCCGACACGCTGCAGGCCTACAGCCGCTGCCCGCGTTCCCTGGCGAAGCGCGCCGAGGCGTACCTGGCCGCCTCCGGCGTGGCCGACGAGGCCTTCTTTGGCCCCGAGCCCGAGTTCTTCGTGTTCGACGACGTGCGCTGGAAGAACGACATCTCCGGCAGTTCCTTCCAGATCGATTCGGAAGAAGCGGCCTGGAACACGAACAAGGAATACGAAGACGGCAACACCGGTCACCGGCCGCGGGTCAAGGGCGGCTACTTCCCGGTGCCGCCGGTCGACGGACTGGCCGACCTGCGCTCGGTGATGTGCCTGACGCTGGAGGCCTGCGGCATTCCGGTCGAGGTCCACCACCACGAGGTGGGAACCGCCGGCCAGTGCGAGATCGGCACCCGGTTCAATTCGCTGACCCGCAAGGCCGACGAGATGCTGGTGTTCAAGTACATCGTGCACAACGTCGCCCATATGCACGGCCGGACCGCGACCTTCATGCCGAAGCCGCTGGTCGGCGACAACGGCTCGGGCATGCACGTCCACCAGTCGCTGGCCAAGGAGGGCAAGAACCTGTTCTCCGGCGACGGCTACGGCGGCCTTTCGGAAACCGCGTTGCACTACATCGGCGGCATCTTCAAGCACGCCCGGGCGATCAACGCCTTCTCGAACTCGACCACCAACAGCTACAAGCGGCTGGTGCCGGGCTTCGAGGCGCCGGTGGTGCTGGCCTATTCGGCCCGCAACCGCTCCGCGTCGTGCCGGGTGCCGTGGGTCGCCAGTGCCAAGGCCCGTCGCATCGAAGTCCGCTTCGGCGACGCGGCCGGCAACCCGTACCTGACCTTCGCGGCCATGATGATGGCCGGTCTGGACGGCATCCTGAACAAGATCGACCCGGGCTCCCCGATGGACAAGGACCTGTACGATCTGCCGCCGGAAGAAGAGCGGGACCTGCCGCGCGTCTGCCACGCGCTGGACCAGGCGCTCGAGGCGCTGGACAAGGACCGCGAATTCCTGAAGGCCGGCGACGTCTTCTCCGACGATCTGATCGACGGCTACATCGCGCTGAAGATGAAGGAAGTCACCCGGTTCCGGATGTCGACGCACCCGGTCGAATTCGACATGTACTACTCCGCCTGA